The Diorhabda sublineata isolate icDioSubl1.1 chromosome 6, icDioSubl1.1, whole genome shotgun sequence genome includes a window with the following:
- the LOC130445581 gene encoding microsomal glutathione S-transferase 1-like, with product MHAQNIFLPIKRELLECYAFWIGILVLKTCLMIIQVGLSRVFYRAPRNPEDGAPFKAKVITHETVERNRRAHLNDLENIPFFIVISFLYLLTDPSITPTQWIIKIYVISRILYTVSYTVMKSIIRIPIFEIGLFTNIYLSLSVIYHFS from the exons ATGCAcgcacaaaatatttttttaccaattaaGAGAGAACTATTAGAATGTTATGCCTTTTGGATCGGTATATTGGTACTGAAAACATGTTTAATGATTATTCAAGTAGGACTATCTCGAGTATTTTATAGG GCACCTAGAAACCCTGAAGATGGAGCTCCGTTTAAAGCCAAAGTTATAACCCACGAAACCGTTGAGAGAAATCGAAG ggCACATCTAAATGATTTGGAGAATATCCCGTTTTTCATCGTTATATCCTTTTTATACCTTTTAACAGATCCTTCAATTACACCCACCCAATGGATTATCAAGATTTACGTAATTTCTAGAATTCTCTACACAGTGTCATATACTGTGATGAAATCTATAATAAGAATTCCTATTTTTGAAATAGGATTGTTTACTAATATCTACTTAAGCCTAAGCGTCATTTATCATTTTAGTTAG